CAGCTGCTGCGCACCCTATGCAAGACAGTTTCCCCGCTCTTTGCGCCTTGCCGCCCCGTCCCTATTCACCCGTCTCGGCAAACCGGCGGATGCGCGCGCCAATTTCATCGCGGACGCGGCGGAACACCGCCAGCTTCTCCTCTTCTGTCCCTTCCGCTTTCGCTGGATCGTCAAAGCCCCAATGGACGCGCTTCACGTGCGGCGGAGTGACCGGACAATGGTCGGCCGCATGGCCGCACAGCGTCACGACCAAATCAGCACGGTTCAGCAAGTCCGGGTCGATGACATCAGACGTTTGCTTCGAAATATCGATGCCGACTTCTTTCATCACCTTGACCGCATTCGGATTGAGCCCGTGCGCTTCAATCCCGGCGCTGTACACATCCCATTCATCGCCTAACAGTTGTTTGGCCCAGCCTTCCGCCATTT
Above is a window of Geobacillus thermoleovorans DNA encoding:
- the arsC gene encoding arsenate reductase (thioredoxin); protein product: MKKKIIYFLCTGNSCRSQMAEGWAKQLLGDEWDVYSAGIEAHGLNPNAVKVMKEVGIDISKQTSDVIDPDLLNRADLVVTLCGHAADHCPVTPPHVKRVHWGFDDPAKAEGTEEEKLAVFRRVRDEIGARIRRFAETGE